The following coding sequences lie in one Thalassoglobus polymorphus genomic window:
- a CDS encoding serine/threonine-protein kinase: MSDATPNEPSETFQETSVDPNSIEGVFLTALAKSTPEECEAFLKEACGDNAERRQRIDALLRAYNDAGSFLETPPQGVPTSLDPLSFDFLEPTEDPGLLGTLGPYEIYEVIGRGGMGIVFRARDPKLNRVVAVKVLAPELAANPNAKRRFVREAQAAAAVSHPHVVTIHAVDEDEKIPYLVMECVVGQSLQQKLDKVGSLRLTEVLRISKQVAEGLAAAHKQGLIHRDIKPANILLENGVERVKITDFGLARAVDDVSVTRTGEVAGSPQFMSPEQAMGQRVDQRSDLFSLGCVMYAMCAGRSPFRATSVAAAIRRVCDDNPRPIEEINAEVPEWMIAIIEKLLDKDPGQRFQTAEEVVEVLEDHLAGVQGSNPVQQRTYRAKRVSTPSAQPPVNHSSNPRVVVGSILSVMGAILCLGGILLTAVNLSNEVQIAGAGFSPLWAIFVGAALAFAGQLLKQKRLTSGSWLILLLLLLGPAGFAIWLIKKNDFEEADRKASEEDPIATTQEFTQQVPDGLPLLDRLSSSLMRLALLGPVFLLIGFCIWAMMPKMIEGELVQFIIMGIGPALFGAAIIGWFGSHLKNDEWGWEAYYKGVCAGFLAILLPPVWLVGIPIGFASLWILNQQEVIQSFREKGKGEAVRVVVPSFLLDIGTVIGALVSSSLLILIAVNADGLFSSVNFIEGMLSFLGLSLLLLPFRGELFRGRFLRDLSLCLGVTLLAGLGFAVVREGGIGVPEMIVVGTIVSILLLLPVLIVWKFLIAPAQQRSETPTIPLARPIAQKQPKWSLGRRLLIGGLVGIFILGVQYAAPQLQQAFSPLGSLVVEHSGSVKPEAILIDGKQVRSAKQSGDITLFKGLKPGLHRIQITLNGDRDEFEKINNYEINIRPGVTHRIPLRRLVKMNAGMELGPASGEYGGLILEIQDPKLKVLLVRFDSNDTGFRGNLLSQGEHQVSVGKYQIVLLDGLAGWFLNLKDEQSNQSFKQVYEVVNKIYGEGYGGTSGYGGAGVIGNRSSVMKSAGYRPGLYDSRSGTWSIIQYSIGSVEIKPGQFESVVAKRDLKAIARQHDDFVDGKFYWFLWNGDKYSFSAPQARVIQELLEAYANGNSAVMESDVLKKLNADREEPVTSLEEVFNDGKHPGWKQLVDWTREGNDASLKLTKLINSSVKNSYGSGSGMGGFGGPSTAPTKPKETGAVILTTTDQGLTVNVSQDEFGSFQNLSKQTTSLPVGTYSVMVFDKMFGWGSTKTKGPVTPPSYYDGQLDVTKGEFTDLEVRRDWKKLAAQEPVMMEGFYPFVWNGKDFVLSKQQSGIVQQLFKAFANGKIAVDAEDLVETEDAGEEIKRIFNNGNHPAWGDLVKVLEDEKLQLNFAFSHSHPAYQIPDGMHQIVFRINQKFGIYEDYPIGRQVNVLVSLEKGGEKLPLIQEAAVYVRTDHVSFEENEFMTSLSILVTQEQADAYKLAKQHAEIEYDWGEVLSEFPQPTLNEKTYKELKAKAESME, from the coding sequence ATGTCCGACGCAACCCCCAATGAGCCCTCTGAAACGTTTCAGGAAACATCTGTCGATCCGAACTCGATTGAAGGAGTTTTTCTCACAGCGTTGGCAAAATCAACTCCGGAAGAATGTGAAGCATTTCTGAAAGAAGCTTGCGGAGACAATGCAGAACGTCGACAGCGAATTGATGCCCTCCTGCGTGCATACAACGATGCCGGAAGTTTTCTGGAGACACCTCCCCAAGGTGTGCCCACGAGTCTCGATCCACTGAGTTTCGACTTTCTGGAACCTACCGAAGACCCCGGGTTGTTGGGGACTTTGGGCCCGTACGAAATTTACGAAGTGATTGGTCGAGGCGGGATGGGCATCGTCTTTCGTGCTCGAGATCCCAAGCTGAACCGTGTGGTTGCTGTGAAAGTTCTCGCACCCGAACTGGCAGCCAATCCCAATGCCAAAAGACGATTTGTTCGAGAAGCTCAGGCTGCTGCGGCTGTCTCGCATCCCCATGTCGTCACGATTCACGCAGTCGATGAAGATGAGAAAATTCCTTATCTGGTCATGGAATGTGTTGTCGGGCAGTCGCTGCAACAAAAACTCGACAAAGTTGGATCGCTACGATTAACCGAAGTGCTGCGGATCAGCAAACAGGTCGCTGAGGGGCTGGCAGCTGCTCACAAGCAAGGGCTGATTCATCGTGATATCAAACCTGCGAACATTCTCCTGGAGAACGGTGTGGAACGAGTCAAAATCACCGATTTTGGTCTGGCTCGGGCGGTCGACGATGTCTCAGTCACTCGAACCGGTGAAGTCGCCGGGAGTCCGCAGTTTATGTCTCCTGAGCAGGCGATGGGGCAGCGTGTCGATCAGCGGAGTGATTTGTTCAGTTTAGGCTGCGTGATGTATGCGATGTGTGCCGGACGTTCACCATTTCGGGCGACCAGTGTTGCGGCGGCCATTCGACGAGTTTGCGATGACAACCCGCGACCAATCGAGGAAATCAACGCGGAAGTCCCGGAGTGGATGATTGCGATCATCGAAAAACTTCTCGATAAAGATCCCGGTCAAAGATTCCAGACAGCCGAGGAAGTGGTCGAAGTATTGGAAGACCACTTAGCGGGTGTTCAAGGATCGAACCCGGTACAACAACGTACCTATCGGGCTAAGAGAGTTTCCACGCCCAGTGCGCAACCTCCAGTCAATCACTCATCCAATCCTCGTGTTGTGGTTGGAAGCATCTTGAGTGTAATGGGAGCAATTTTGTGTCTTGGTGGAATTCTGCTGACCGCTGTCAATTTGAGTAACGAAGTACAAATCGCAGGAGCCGGTTTCTCTCCGCTGTGGGCGATTTTTGTGGGAGCAGCTCTGGCCTTTGCCGGTCAACTTTTAAAGCAGAAACGACTCACATCAGGAAGTTGGCTTATTCTTTTATTGTTGCTGCTCGGTCCTGCTGGCTTTGCAATCTGGCTGATCAAGAAAAATGATTTTGAAGAAGCTGACCGTAAAGCGAGTGAAGAAGATCCGATCGCGACCACGCAGGAATTTACTCAACAAGTTCCTGATGGACTGCCGTTGCTGGATCGACTCTCATCGAGTTTGATGCGGCTGGCTTTGCTTGGCCCAGTCTTTTTGCTGATCGGGTTTTGCATCTGGGCCATGATGCCAAAAATGATCGAAGGCGAACTGGTGCAGTTCATTATTATGGGGATCGGGCCAGCGTTGTTTGGAGCAGCGATCATCGGTTGGTTTGGGAGCCATTTGAAGAATGATGAATGGGGTTGGGAAGCCTACTACAAAGGTGTTTGTGCCGGGTTCCTCGCCATACTTCTTCCTCCTGTCTGGCTGGTTGGAATTCCGATTGGGTTTGCATCCCTATGGATTTTGAATCAACAGGAAGTGATTCAATCCTTTCGTGAAAAAGGAAAGGGCGAGGCCGTCCGAGTTGTGGTCCCAAGTTTTCTATTGGATATTGGGACTGTCATCGGAGCATTGGTTTCCTCATCCCTTTTGATTCTTATTGCGGTGAATGCGGATGGCCTTTTCAGTTCAGTCAATTTTATTGAGGGAATGCTCTCCTTTCTCGGTCTGTCGCTACTGCTGCTTCCTTTTCGAGGGGAACTTTTTCGAGGGCGTTTTTTGAGAGATCTCAGTCTTTGCCTGGGAGTGACCCTCCTTGCAGGTCTTGGGTTTGCAGTTGTGAGAGAGGGAGGGATCGGAGTTCCAGAAATGATTGTTGTCGGAACAATCGTTTCCATTCTGCTTCTTCTACCAGTGCTCATTGTGTGGAAATTTCTAATTGCTCCTGCTCAACAACGAAGTGAGACACCGACGATTCCACTCGCAAGGCCAATCGCTCAGAAGCAACCGAAGTGGTCGTTGGGAAGACGGCTGCTGATTGGGGGGCTGGTTGGAATATTCATCCTTGGAGTTCAGTATGCAGCTCCTCAACTGCAACAGGCGTTTTCCCCACTCGGTTCGCTTGTGGTTGAACACTCTGGATCGGTGAAACCGGAAGCAATTCTGATTGATGGAAAGCAGGTCCGTTCAGCAAAGCAGTCCGGTGATATCACTCTCTTCAAAGGACTCAAGCCGGGGCTTCACAGAATACAGATTACTTTGAATGGGGACCGGGATGAATTCGAGAAAATTAATAACTACGAGATCAACATTCGACCAGGTGTGACTCATAGGATTCCACTGCGTCGCTTAGTCAAAATGAATGCAGGGATGGAACTCGGACCGGCATCGGGCGAGTACGGAGGATTGATTTTAGAAATTCAAGACCCCAAATTGAAAGTTCTTCTCGTGAGGTTCGACTCCAACGATACCGGATTTCGTGGCAATCTCTTGAGTCAAGGAGAACATCAGGTTTCAGTCGGGAAGTATCAAATTGTCCTCCTCGATGGGCTTGCCGGTTGGTTTCTGAATCTCAAAGATGAGCAAAGCAACCAGTCTTTCAAGCAGGTTTATGAAGTGGTCAACAAAATTTATGGAGAGGGTTATGGTGGAACATCGGGTTACGGGGGAGCTGGGGTTATTGGTAACCGTTCTTCCGTCATGAAGTCCGCCGGGTATCGGCCAGGACTGTATGACAGTCGTTCTGGAACTTGGTCCATCATTCAATACTCGATTGGTTCGGTCGAAATCAAGCCGGGGCAGTTCGAGTCCGTCGTCGCCAAACGAGATTTGAAAGCGATCGCGCGTCAACATGATGACTTCGTCGATGGTAAGTTTTATTGGTTTTTGTGGAACGGCGATAAGTATTCGTTCTCTGCGCCTCAGGCGCGAGTGATTCAAGAATTACTGGAGGCGTATGCGAACGGCAATTCAGCAGTCATGGAATCAGATGTACTGAAAAAACTCAACGCGGACCGGGAGGAACCGGTCACTTCGCTGGAGGAAGTTTTCAACGACGGAAAGCATCCTGGCTGGAAACAATTGGTCGACTGGACCAGGGAAGGTAATGACGCTTCTCTCAAATTGACGAAGTTGATCAATTCGTCAGTGAAGAACAGCTACGGAAGTGGTAGCGGGATGGGCGGATTTGGTGGCCCCTCGACAGCCCCAACGAAACCCAAAGAGACCGGAGCGGTTATCCTGACGACCACTGATCAAGGCTTGACTGTTAACGTTTCACAAGATGAATTTGGATCATTCCAAAATTTGTCTAAACAAACAACCTCGCTTCCAGTCGGCACATACTCCGTGATGGTGTTCGACAAAATGTTCGGCTGGGGATCGACGAAAACGAAAGGACCGGTCACACCTCCATCCTACTACGATGGACAGCTTGATGTGACAAAAGGCGAGTTCACAGATCTGGAGGTCAGGCGTGACTGGAAAAAATTGGCAGCCCAAGAGCCCGTCATGATGGAAGGGTTTTACCCCTTTGTCTGGAATGGCAAGGACTTCGTTCTGTCGAAGCAACAATCTGGAATTGTGCAGCAACTCTTCAAAGCGTTTGCAAATGGGAAGATCGCCGTTGACGCAGAAGATCTGGTTGAAACTGAAGACGCAGGCGAGGAGATTAAACGTATCTTCAACAACGGGAATCATCCCGCCTGGGGTGATCTGGTCAAGGTGTTAGAAGATGAAAAGCTGCAGCTCAATTTTGCTTTCAGCCACAGTCATCCGGCTTATCAAATTCCGGATGGAATGCATCAAATCGTATTTCGCATCAACCAAAAGTTTGGGATTTATGAGGACTATCCGATCGGCCGGCAAGTGAATGTCCTCGTTTCGTTAGAAAAAGGGGGAGAGAAGCTTCCTCTGATTCAGGAGGCTGCCGTCTACGTTCGGACCGACCATGTTAGTTTTGAGGAAAATGAATTCATGACAAGCTTGTCAATCCTTGTGACTCAGGAACAGGCAGATGCCTATAAGCTTGCAAAGCAGCACGCAGAGATCGAATACGACTGGGGTGAAGTCCTGTCCGAATTCCCTCAACCGACACTCAACGAGAAGACCTACAAGGAATTGAAGGCAAAAGCCGAGTCGATGGAGTGA